One sulfur-oxidizing endosymbiont of Gigantopelta aegis genomic region harbors:
- the gspM gene encoding type II secretion system protein GspM, with amino-acid sequence MSELMQKWSALKESERTLIMYGVPVILIAIIYFYIWQPYQKSILDVEQKISYAQEDILWLKQVGVQIQQLKRGVSPVGKFSGSFINIVDKSVKQNRLTKYMKALERSGKDNIILRFEKIDFDQLIKYIAYLKGRYGILIKTIDVQRSDNAKLVNARLVLKKSS; translated from the coding sequence ATGTCAGAATTAATGCAAAAATGGTCAGCCTTAAAAGAAAGTGAACGTACACTTATAATGTATGGTGTTCCAGTGATTCTCATTGCTATTATTTATTTTTATATATGGCAACCCTATCAAAAATCAATATTGGATGTTGAACAAAAAATTTCATATGCACAAGAAGATATCCTCTGGTTAAAACAAGTGGGTGTTCAAATTCAGCAATTAAAACGGGGAGTTTCACCGGTTGGTAAATTTTCTGGTTCTTTTATCAATATAGTCGACAAAAGTGTCAAACAAAATCGTTTAACTAAATACATGAAAGCATTAGAACGCTCGGGTAAGGACAATATTATCCTTAGATTTGAAAAAATAGATTTTGATCAATTGATTAAATATATTGCTTATCTGAAAGGCCGCTATGGTATTTTGATAAAAACAATAGATGTGCAACGTTCGGATAATGCCAAACTGGTTAATGCTCGACTTGTGCTCAAAAAGTCTAGTTGA
- the gspL gene encoding type II secretion system protein GspL, with amino-acid sequence MLKEFVLNKLLLWFHSLPKEPDGIIDSLLFEKMSLSAFLLGADSGYSNEIFKGNFNDFISFITQKESYRDVQVLLPANDVLYSTLTVPSKSKSRILQAMPFLLEDSLVKNIDKQYFALGDVKSGQCNVAITNYSIIEKLFQQFKAIALPVSLISSEIFLLPWQENKWSIGFVHNHVVIRTGKQSGVVNQIHNINFSLRLLLKNVLPTEALSELANEEAKVSEEVLFDSDEDNALDDESESESKKTIKLTSAEGLPDVFSIYSEHNSALLDTISVIAEEFSIELEIINTDLVDLSLSNASELLKKGNASQSGINLLQGKYLPSSLKPVKIPFLKSLIVIFMLGLFSQLFLMTYQWKTSHDTLKKFETELEQLYFKTFPGSKRLIDVRTQAQNNLRQLQKNSSSSYSFLNLLALVGDEVRKIKEIKIQSMKYNDGILQLDIVSKGFVFNKIKITLENKHKDLLVEERSSSRVKGEVRSVISFRLKE; translated from the coding sequence ATGTTAAAGGAATTTGTTTTGAATAAACTATTGCTCTGGTTTCATTCTTTACCCAAAGAGCCTGATGGTATAATCGATAGTCTGTTATTTGAAAAAATGAGTCTGTCTGCTTTTCTATTGGGAGCTGATAGCGGATACAGCAATGAAATATTCAAGGGAAATTTTAATGACTTTATAAGTTTTATTACACAAAAAGAATCCTATCGTGATGTGCAGGTTTTGTTGCCAGCTAATGATGTGCTTTATAGCACTTTGACTGTGCCAAGCAAGTCTAAAAGTCGTATTCTTCAGGCGATGCCCTTTTTGCTTGAAGATTCTCTGGTGAAAAATATTGATAAGCAATATTTTGCTTTAGGCGATGTTAAATCGGGACAATGTAACGTAGCCATTACTAATTATTCTATTATAGAAAAGCTTTTCCAACAGTTTAAAGCAATAGCGTTGCCTGTTTCACTGATCTCTTCTGAAATTTTTTTATTGCCCTGGCAGGAAAATAAATGGTCAATTGGTTTTGTTCACAATCATGTTGTGATTAGAACAGGTAAACAAAGTGGTGTTGTTAATCAAATACATAATATTAATTTTTCATTACGTTTATTATTAAAAAATGTTTTGCCAACAGAAGCTCTGAGTGAACTAGCAAACGAAGAAGCTAAAGTGAGCGAAGAAGTATTATTTGATAGCGATGAAGATAATGCTCTGGATGATGAGTCTGAATCAGAAAGTAAAAAAACAATCAAATTAACTTCTGCCGAAGGACTACCCGATGTATTTAGTATCTATAGTGAACACAATAGTGCGCTACTCGATACAATCAGTGTTATTGCAGAAGAATTTTCCATAGAGCTAGAAATAATTAATACTGACTTAGTTGATCTTTCCTTATCTAATGCCAGTGAATTACTTAAAAAAGGCAATGCAAGTCAAAGTGGCATTAATTTATTACAAGGAAAATATCTACCATCCAGCCTAAAGCCAGTCAAAATACCTTTTTTAAAATCACTTATAGTTATTTTTATGCTGGGCTTGTTTAGTCAGTTATTTCTCATGACTTATCAGTGGAAAACAAGCCATGATACCCTGAAAAAATTTGAAACAGAACTTGAACAGCTCTATTTTAAAACCTTCCCAGGTTCTAAACGGCTCATTGATGTGCGTACACAAGCTCAAAATAACTTACGTCAACTACAAAAAAATTCATCATCAAGTTATTCGTTTTTAAATTTATTGGCTTTGGTGGGTGATGAAGTACGAAAAATAAAAGAAATTAAAATTCAAAGCATGAAATATAATGATGGAATTTTACAATTAGATATTGTATCCAAGGGCTTTGTTTTTAACAAAATAAAAATCACACTTGAGAATAAGCATAAAGACTTACTGGTTGAAGAACGATCATCTTCCCGAGTAAAGGGTGAAGTGCGCTCAGTTATTAGCTTTAGACTAAAAGAATAA
- a CDS encoding type II secretion system protein GspK — protein sequence MAQQPFAVIKDFMNDPMIKTKGIDPNLVGVSSNYFAVISHIQIDKTQVRLQSIIKRDAQSKVSVYSRQESLWYEKLSEKK from the coding sequence ATGGCACAGCAGCCTTTTGCAGTGATTAAAGATTTTATGAATGACCCTATGATAAAAACTAAGGGTATTGATCCAAATCTTGTGGGCGTATCATCAAATTATTTTGCAGTTATTAGTCATATTCAGATAGATAAAACACAAGTGAGATTGCAAAGCATTATTAAGCGTGATGCACAAAGTAAAGTATCAGTTTATAGTCGTCAAGAATCCTTATGGTATGAAAAGCTGTCAGAAAAAAAATAG
- the gspI gene encoding type II secretion system minor pseudopilin GspI, translating into MSYSQKHNIQQKGFTLIEIIISLVVISVALGAVIATTGNSVKHGAHIKEKTIALWVAKNEISNISIEQKWLTAGIKSSRADMAGHTWLMWLYLTGHTT; encoded by the coding sequence ATGAGTTATTCGCAAAAGCACAATATACAACAAAAAGGTTTTACTCTAATTGAAATCATTATCTCGCTGGTAGTGATTTCCGTAGCCTTAGGTGCGGTTATTGCAACAACTGGCAATAGTGTCAAACACGGTGCTCACATTAAAGAAAAAACCATTGCACTATGGGTGGCAAAAAATGAAATTTCTAATATCTCGATTGAGCAAAAATGGTTGACTGCGGGGATTAAAAGTAGCCGTGCAGATATGGCAGGTCATACCTGGTTAATGTGGCTATACTTAACCGGACACACAACTTAA
- a CDS encoding pilus assembly FimT family protein — protein sequence MNIKSAGFSLIELMIVVLIIGIGASMAVLYIDTSDDRLKSQAKRILAMSQLARDDAIITGQSLAMSFKNNIDSTEYYFLQLDKAKWVEIKKKPYRRFKLSQDIQVRTILSSPVNNSKAGSNKSKLTEDKDLIYFLPTGETSEFQLLISNDETEYQLSSTLFGELTLKRTEAL from the coding sequence ATGAACATAAAATCTGCTGGTTTTAGCCTAATTGAATTGATGATAGTGGTGCTGATTATTGGTATTGGCGCCAGCATGGCTGTTTTATATATTGATACCAGTGATGATAGGCTTAAATCACAGGCCAAACGAATTTTGGCGATGAGTCAACTTGCTCGTGATGATGCGATTATCACTGGACAAAGCCTGGCCATGAGCTTCAAAAATAATATCGATAGCACGGAATATTATTTTTTGCAATTGGACAAGGCGAAATGGGTGGAAATAAAAAAGAAACCTTATCGTCGTTTTAAGTTGAGTCAGGATATTCAAGTGCGCACTATTTTGTCATCACCTGTTAATAATTCAAAGGCAGGAAGTAATAAGTCAAAACTGACAGAAGATAAGGACTTGATCTATTTTTTACCAACGGGTGAAACCAGTGAATTTCAATTGTTGATCAGCAATGATGAAACCGAATATCAACTCAGTAGCACTTTATTTGGTGAACTAACACTCAAACGCACAGAAGCATTGTAA
- the gspG gene encoding type II secretion system major pseudopilin GspG: protein MKRKQQSGFTLIEIMIVVVILGILASIVVPNVMESPNEARIVKAKQDIRTLEGALNLYKLDNFNYPSTDQGLDALVNRPSGQPDAKNWKKRGYMKKVPKDPWGNEYLYLSPGTQGEIDIFSYGSDGRKGGVDAAADIDNFSL, encoded by the coding sequence ATGAAAAGAAAACAACAATCAGGTTTTACATTGATTGAAATTATGATCGTAGTCGTTATTTTGGGCATTTTGGCCTCTATCGTCGTTCCCAATGTGATGGAAAGTCCCAATGAGGCACGCATTGTCAAAGCCAAGCAGGATATACGAACACTTGAAGGTGCTTTAAACCTTTATAAGCTAGATAATTTTAATTATCCCAGTACCGATCAAGGTCTGGATGCTCTGGTTAATCGACCCAGTGGCCAACCTGATGCAAAAAACTGGAAAAAAAGAGGCTATATGAAGAAGGTGCCCAAGGATCCTTGGGGCAATGAATATTTATATCTAAGCCCAGGTACACAGGGTGAAATCGATATTTTTTCTTATGGATCGGATGGTCGCAAAGGTGGTGTTGATGCCGCTGCGGATATTGATAATTTTTCCTTATAA
- the gspF gene encoding type II secretion system inner membrane protein GspF: MPAYEYSALNAQGKTEKGVLEGDSSRQISQQLKSKRLVPLEITEISRKQNKNSTGMPFVKRGISIAQLSIMTRQLATMIRSGSPVEGALTAVLQQTNKARVKTVLMVVRSRVREGYSLASALDEFPHIFPHLYRATVASGEQAGKLDFVLSRMADHVEHSQALRSKIMLAMVYPLVLTFVAILVTVVLLTYVVPKVIQVFEDIDQALPGITLFLIALSDFLRNYGIYIALLIALSIFIFSLLLRSDLFKYKWHAFILKIPGVAHLVKGMNTAIFARTFSILAGSGVNALEAMKISAGVMGNLRMKKAVLDASERVREGAAISPALEKSQCFPPMTIYLIASGETSGNLVEMLEHAANSQEKEFETITSTIMGLFEPLLIVVMGAVVLFIVIAILLPIFQLNQLVGA, translated from the coding sequence GTGCCGGCATATGAATACAGTGCGCTTAATGCACAGGGTAAAACTGAAAAAGGTGTTTTAGAAGGTGATTCTAGCCGTCAGATCAGTCAGCAGCTAAAATCCAAACGCTTAGTGCCATTGGAAATAACTGAGATATCAAGAAAACAAAATAAAAACTCAACCGGTATGCCCTTTGTCAAACGTGGTATATCAATTGCGCAATTGTCCATAATGACACGTCAGTTAGCAACGATGATACGTTCAGGCAGTCCGGTTGAAGGCGCATTAACCGCAGTTTTGCAACAAACTAATAAAGCACGTGTTAAAACGGTTTTAATGGTTGTTCGTTCTAGGGTGCGTGAGGGCTATAGTTTGGCATCCGCATTGGATGAATTTCCACACATTTTTCCACATTTATATCGTGCTACTGTTGCATCAGGTGAGCAGGCAGGCAAATTAGATTTTGTTTTGAGTCGAATGGCTGATCATGTTGAACATAGTCAGGCATTGCGCAGTAAGATCATGCTGGCAATGGTCTATCCTTTGGTGCTGACATTTGTGGCGATACTGGTGACAGTGGTATTACTCACTTATGTGGTGCCAAAAGTGATCCAGGTTTTTGAGGATATTGATCAGGCCTTACCGGGAATTACTTTATTTCTAATCGCACTGAGTGATTTTTTACGCAATTACGGTATTTATATCGCCTTATTAATCGCCTTAAGTATTTTTATTTTCAGTTTATTATTGCGCTCTGATTTATTCAAATACAAATGGCATGCTTTTATACTTAAAATTCCAGGCGTAGCACATTTGGTTAAAGGTATGAATACTGCCATATTTGCACGTACTTTTAGTATTTTGGCTGGGAGTGGTGTCAATGCCCTCGAAGCCATGAAAATTTCTGCTGGTGTGATGGGCAATTTAAGAATGAAAAAGGCCGTTTTAGATGCTTCTGAACGCGTCAGAGAAGGTGCTGCAATTAGTCCTGCGTTGGAAAAAAGCCAATGTTTTCCGCCTATGACAATTTATCTCATTGCCAGTGGTGAGACGAGTGGCAATTTGGTAGAAATGCTAGAACATGCAGCCAATAGCCAGGAAAAAGAGTTTGAGACTATTACCAGTACCATAATGGGTCTTTTTGAGCCCTTACTCATTGTGGTGATGGGTGCTGTGGTGCTTTTTATTGTCATAGCCATTTTATTACCCATATTCCAGTTAAACCAATTGGTTGGTGCGTAG